From Coffea arabica cultivar ET-39 chromosome 9c, Coffea Arabica ET-39 HiFi, whole genome shotgun sequence, one genomic window encodes:
- the LOC113707926 gene encoding uncharacterized protein isoform X2 yields the protein MQLLQPRHSLCHSHTTLPQLETADLFHSHLNQPAMKLNRLSNGVLRPLLKHLATSRTFSSSSTSASSVPKWDGGVSMVQGASRGIGLEFETANAVRNKYGSLNLLINTSGILSIPDVLHPETTLSKVQQSSLLLAYEVNAVGPILVTKHMWPLLKVGGGSGTEREVAVVANLSARVGSIGDNRLGGWHSYRASKAALNQLTKTMCVEFARRKDPLICLLLHPGTVDTDLSRPFQRNVPEDKLFSKEFSVQKLLSIINSAKNPDNGKFFAWDGSEIPW from the exons ATGCAGCTACTTCAACCACGTCACTCGCTCTGCCACTCCCACACAACGCTTCCTCAATTGGAAACTGCCGATTTATTCCATTCCCACCTGAATCAACCGGCCATGAAGCTAAATCGCCTTAGCAACGGCGTTTTGAGGCCTTTACTCAAACACTTGGCGACCTCAAGAACATTCTCCTCCTCCTCTACTTCAGCATCCTCTGTTCCCAAATGGGATGGCGGTGTATCAATGGTTCAAGGAGCCTCAAGAGGGATTGGCCTTGAATTT GAAACAGCTAATGCTGTCAGAAACAAATATGGCTCTCTAAACCTTCTTATCAATACATCCGGAATTCTCTCAATACCTGATGTTCTGCATCCAG AAACTACATTGAGCAAAGTGCAACAGTCGTCCTTGCTTCTTGCATATGAAGTTAATGCTGTCGGTCCTATTCTGGTCACCAAG CACATGTGGCCTTTGCTGAAGGTTGGAGGTGGCTCTGGGACTGAAAGAGAGGTTGCTGTTGTGGCAAACTTAAGTGCCAGAGTAGGATCAATTGGAGATAATCGACTTGGAGGTTGGCACTCATATCGTGCATCAAAGGCAGCACTTAATCAGT TGACGAAGACAATGTGTGTGGAATTTGCTCGTAGAAAAGATCCACTTATATGCCTGCTCTTGCATCCTGGGACAGTCGATACAGATCTCTCGAGACCATTTCAGAGAAATGTTCCAGAAGACAAGCTTTTCTCCAAAGAGTTCTCAGTGCAGAAACTGTTGAGCATCATTAATAGTGCAAAGAACCCTGATAATGGCAAATTTTTTGCCTGGGATGGTTCAGAAATCCCCTGGTAA
- the LOC113707734 gene encoding probable WRKY transcription factor 14: MCSRLLQKMENYQGDLADILRASGGRSIASSNISSAEVSVSAPRDWQFPSNQVGIYEEPSLDEFGDPFTNMRDPLLLPDMDHMPASGFYDASSTDHIITSGTTAAAENTGGFSCSDVGGGGGGVGGCNNSSSLLTQRILDDHELSRRPPNNIFTRMLQISPNAKPPSSPRESQLLVAASPRGLKPPTLVTNDMINTSNNSKVSVIENAPVQISSPRNTGIKRRKSQAKKVVCIPAPAPANSRPSGEIVPSDLWAWRKYGQKPIKGSPYPRGYYRCSSSKGCSARKQVERSRTDPNMLVITYTSEHNHPWPTQRNALAGSTRSQPTKSGSTSKATNSSHAQKATNLKEEEKPETQTDNASSPIVTGSSSTGQVVKEETEMEMEVEGLDKKKEMDNLDQFNEGFPQSYKPGLPDSNHSEDFFADLSELEADPLNLLFTQGYSGDEERENKNLELFSFYDWTTNNSSMTTTTIMTTTTITSSLEEAKKGS; the protein is encoded by the exons ATGTGCAGCCGGTTGTTGCAGAAAATGGAGAATTATCAAGGAGATTTAGCTGATATACTACGAGCCAGCGGTGGAAGAAGCATAGCTTCTAGCAACATATCATCTGCTGAAGTATCTGTATCCGCCCCAAGAGACTGGCAGTTTCCAAGCAATCAAGTAGGGATATATGAAGAGCCATCATTGGATGAATTTGGCGATCCATTCACCAACATGAGAGATCCACTCCTCCTCCCTGATATGGATCATATGCCAGCTTCAGGCTTTTATGATGCTAGTTCAACTGATCATATTATCACGTCTGGAACTACTGCTGCTGCTGAAAATACAGGAGGTTTTAGTTGCAGTGACGTAGGAGGTGGCGGCGGCGGCGTTGGTGGTTGTAATAACAGTAGTAGTTTACTTACTCAGAGAATTCTTGATGATCATGAGCTCAGTAGAAGACCTCCCAATAACATTTTTACACGGATGCTTCAGATCTCGCCTAATGCCAAGCCGCCCTCATCTCCACGAGAATCTCAGCTTCTTGTGGCTGCTTCCCCGAGGGGGCTGAAGCCCCCCACGTTGGTTACTAATGACATGATTAATACCTCGAATAATTCCAAGGTTTCAGTGATTGAAAATGCCCCGGTGCAGATCTCGTCCCCGCGAAATACGGGGATCAAACGAAG GAAGAGTCAAGCCAAGAAAGTTGTTTGCATACCAGCACCTGCACCAGCAAACAGCAGGCCTAGTGGAGAAATTGTTCCATCTGATCTCTGGGCTTGGAGAAAGTACGGTCAGAAGCCTATCAAAGGCTCCCCCTACCCAAG GGGATACTACAGATGCAGCAGTTCAAAGGGGTGTTCGGCAAGGAAACAAGTTGAAAGAAGCCGGACTGATCCCAACATGTTGGTCATCACCTACACTTCAGAGCAcaatcatccatggccaactcAAAGAAATGCTCTTGCAGGCTCTACAAGATCCCAGCCGACCAAGAGCGGTTCAACTTCGAAAGCAACAAATTCTTCTCACGCCCAGAAAGCTACCAACttaaaggaagaagagaagccTGAAACTCAAACTGATAATGCATCGTCACCCATTGTAACAGGAAGTTCCAGCACAGGCCAAGTAGTAAAGGAGGAAACAGAAATGGAAATGGAAGTGGAAGGTCTtgataagaaaaaggaaatggatAATCTTGATCAGTTCAATGAAGGTTTCCCACAAAGCTACAAGCCAGGATTGCCTGATTCTAACCATTCTGAAGACTTCTTTGCAGATTTAAGCGAATTGGAAGCAGACCCTCTGAATCTCTTGTTCACACAAGGATATTCTGGCGATGAAGAGCGCGAAAACAAGAACTTGGAATTGTTCAGTTTCTATGACTGGACAACCAATAACAGTTCCATGACCACGACCACGATTATGACCACGACGACCATCACAAGTTCTCTGGAAGAAGCAAAGAAAGGTTcatag
- the LOC113707926 gene encoding uncharacterized oxidoreductase C663.09c-like isoform X1: protein MQLLQPRHSLCHSHTTLPQLETADLFHSHLNQPAMKLNRLSNGVLRPLLKHLATSRTFSSSSTSASSVPKWDGGVSMVQGASRGIGLEFVRQLLETRDEGYVVATCRNPTAATGLMELKNKFIERLEIQRLDVTIESTMEETANAVRNKYGSLNLLINTSGILSIPDVLHPETTLSKVQQSSLLLAYEVNAVGPILVTKHMWPLLKVGGGSGTEREVAVVANLSARVGSIGDNRLGGWHSYRASKAALNQLTKTMCVEFARRKDPLICLLLHPGTVDTDLSRPFQRNVPEDKLFSKEFSVQKLLSIINSAKNPDNGKFFAWDGSEIPW from the exons ATGCAGCTACTTCAACCACGTCACTCGCTCTGCCACTCCCACACAACGCTTCCTCAATTGGAAACTGCCGATTTATTCCATTCCCACCTGAATCAACCGGCCATGAAGCTAAATCGCCTTAGCAACGGCGTTTTGAGGCCTTTACTCAAACACTTGGCGACCTCAAGAACATTCTCCTCCTCCTCTACTTCAGCATCCTCTGTTCCCAAATGGGATGGCGGTGTATCAATGGTTCAAGGAGCCTCAAGAGGGATTGGCCTTGAATTT GTTAGACAGTTGTTAGAGACAAGGGATGAAGGATATGTTGTTGCAACATGCCGTAATCCTACTGCTGCAACAGGGCTAATGGAATTGAAAAATAAGTTCATTGAAAGGCTTGAAATACAGAGGTTGGATGTAACAATTGAAAGCACTATGGAG GAAACAGCTAATGCTGTCAGAAACAAATATGGCTCTCTAAACCTTCTTATCAATACATCCGGAATTCTCTCAATACCTGATGTTCTGCATCCAG AAACTACATTGAGCAAAGTGCAACAGTCGTCCTTGCTTCTTGCATATGAAGTTAATGCTGTCGGTCCTATTCTGGTCACCAAG CACATGTGGCCTTTGCTGAAGGTTGGAGGTGGCTCTGGGACTGAAAGAGAGGTTGCTGTTGTGGCAAACTTAAGTGCCAGAGTAGGATCAATTGGAGATAATCGACTTGGAGGTTGGCACTCATATCGTGCATCAAAGGCAGCACTTAATCAGT TGACGAAGACAATGTGTGTGGAATTTGCTCGTAGAAAAGATCCACTTATATGCCTGCTCTTGCATCCTGGGACAGTCGATACAGATCTCTCGAGACCATTTCAGAGAAATGTTCCAGAAGACAAGCTTTTCTCCAAAGAGTTCTCAGTGCAGAAACTGTTGAGCATCATTAATAGTGCAAAGAACCCTGATAATGGCAAATTTTTTGCCTGGGATGGTTCAGAAATCCCCTGGTAA